Proteins from one Sabethes cyaneus chromosome 2, idSabCyanKW18_F2, whole genome shotgun sequence genomic window:
- the LOC128737005 gene encoding sprouty-related, EVH1 domain-containing protein 1 isoform X2, with translation MTEAYEDDFLVRVRAQVMARDESTEGWLPLQGGGLANVSIRKRARLPPDGGGHEYIIYGQRISDQTIILSCVINRDLQYFKVMPTFHHWRAGKQRNGLTFQTAADARAFDKGIIRAYDDLIDGMDGYTTHNKYNDADKVGEDDVFMTLDLPVEPSESRSNSEGSGSHQSVDKQSQQQQSSIQYISGDKPSPLIKPGDDKVTPIVPGDNYSYVQITDVHEFSYPVVEEPVGSILSGRRDSTASLKKRNALDVPAMKEATLIKTRLRCRYCQEFYNDEWNHKGSCDYAPDCFKTAIENMSGMLCARCMLYHCMKDSEGETASHPCSCTAESGCTKRWIGLALLSLLVPCLWCYPPLRACHWIGVSCRLCGGKHKPQI, from the exons ATGACCGAGGCATATGAAGA TGATTTCTTAGTTAGAGTTCGTGCACAAGTAATGGCCAGAGATGAAAGTACTGAAGGTTGGTTACCACTGCAAGGCGGTGGCCTGGCGAATGTTTCCATACGCAAGCGCGCACGGCTGCCACCGGATGGTGGCGGTCATGAGTACATTATCTATGGACAAAGAATATCTGACCAAACA ATTATCCTAAGTTGTGTTATTAACAGAGATTTGCAGTACTTTAAAGTTATGCCCACGTTTCACCATTGGCGCGCCGGTAAGCAGCGAAATGGTCTTACCTTTCAGACGGCGGCCGATGCGAGAGCTTTCGACAAAGGAATCATCCGTGCCTATGATGATCTTATTGATG GCATGGATGGTTACACAACCCACAACAAATACAACGATGCCGATAAAGTTGGCGAAGACGATGTGTTCATG ACGTTGGATCTACCTGTGGAACCCTCTGAATCGCGGTCGAATTCCGAAGGCAGCGGAAGCCATC AAAGCGTCGATAAACAATCACAGCAGCAGCAATCCAGTATTCAATACATATCGGGCGATAAACCATCACCTCTGATAAAGCCTGGAGATGATAAAGTTACTCCAATAGTACCTGGTGACAACTATTCGTATGTTCAGATAACCGAT GTGCATGAATTCAGCTATCCGGTCGTCGAGGAACCAGTTGGATCGATCCTCAGCGGACGACGTGACTCAACAGCTAGTTTGAAAAAACGAAATGCCCTCGATGTACCAGCCATGAAAGAGGCTACGCTCATCAAAACCCGATTGCGCTGCAG ATATTGTCAGGAGTTTTACAACGATGAATGGAATCACAAAGGCTCGTGTGATTATGCTCCAGACTGTTTCAAGACCGCTATTGAAAACATGTCCGGTATGCTGTGTGCCCGGTGCATGCTGTATCACTGTATGAAGGATTCCGAGGGGGAAACGGCTTCCCATCCGTGTTCGTGTACGGCGGAATCTGGCTGCACCAAACG TTGGATCGGGTTAGCTCTGCTGTCGTTACTAGTGCCCTGTCTGTGGTGTTATCCGCCTCTACGCGCCTGTCACTGGATCGGCGTTTCGTGTCGGTTGTGTGGCGGCAAGCATAAACCGCAAATTTGA
- the LOC128736996 gene encoding 7SK snRNA methylphosphate capping enzyme bin3, with the protein MEERGMVMSQGADEGGGEGGGGGNEAGCSAEHRPFASVCGETDEAAAKSEGNSKNPPKQLRARSHGNKKNRLHFSRNQNKNKKWKLNKFRRNQKDCGSGKKKDQQKGQDCPLSGGKGEDKQLLSGGANSDQKQQQGGGKSKHSNKNSNSLMQVRTKCLQAVSKFFLPDKRPRKDCIIPPTKFLLGGNISDPLNLNSLQNESENAITPKSSPIPTPPHYKNKIEVIIPPNINDPLHLLDPVDSVEYEMQLCSPMKKKQRARNKRKRKSKSDKNNQSLETNNSNVSGQLSINLSDTEATTAEEAQLEAPAASTSRELDHALEGGNTGDRDRSHKHLKLDLEVCRKRRVSESTCASKSKLRRMDSMDKIVSPVVPQPGAWKRGHWPTLPVGGRNRTRTQSCTSNCDEPQQTPKQGMTEIESGSQNNAQTSEATDTNKSSEQPNTSAIDEAETAKPQEETKYHYGNYDRYYGYRNLNEFIDVRLKVFLRNPYLFRDKDVLDIGCNVGLMTIAVAKMLHTKSITGIDIDSKLIAKARRNLITHVRIPPEESSKSVLKGRKDSKSLPRIKEIKASSMESQPNTKPTESTEVVPECSKKAKQKGKHHHRRKFFGNNHAHGKHHNNYHHHYHHRNQQNRKDPRKGKAEFFPISFPLSLSNLGAKECLLDVGTPDRRFPNNVIFKTMNYVLKDESLISYDTQQYDLILCLSVTKWIHLNFGDNGLKLAFKRMFNHLRPGGKLILEAQNWASYKKKKKLTETIFENYKNIEFFPNRFHDFLLSPEVGFSHSYPLGIPRHLSKGFRRPIQLYVKGDFTPSQAQWSDTYHPQTPYVNNHNIYSDIATPTRNNCIWGSTTPYQPSYSTRCTPVHGFMATSPYYNPRQTDSYQPSYGASSRRGSYCFASPLYSTTWSPPSDLCHRRSASNTPNSASIRSAENDENFCAQQNRPHVYPPMEVFPLEASAYARLQGQDSSSIRQTDSDSEPSSNSASQTPTRPQFDLDQSSNSPSTTQSQPDK; encoded by the exons ATGGAAGAACGTGGTATGGTTATGTCACAGGGTGCGGATGAAGGAGGAGGAGAAGGTGGTGGAGGAGGAAACGAAGCTGGATGTAGCGCGGAGCATCGTCCCTTCGCTTCTGTATGCGGCGAAACTGACGAGGCAGCAGCAAAATCGGAAGGAAACAGTAAAAATCCGCCAAAACAATTACGCGCACGGTCACACGGCAATAAGAAAAACCGGCTGCATTTTTCAAGGaaccagaacaagaataaaaagtGGAAGCTAAACAAGTTTAGAAGGAATCAAAAGGATTGTGGTAGCGGAAAAAAGAAGGATCAGCAGAAAGGACAAGATTGTCCTTTAAGTGGTGGGAAAGGGGAAGACAAGCAACTGCTATCTGGTGGGGCCAATTCAGACCAGAAACAGCAACAAGGTGGTGGGAAAAGCAAACACTCGAACAAAAATTCGAATAGTTTGATGCAAGTACGAACCAAATGCTTACAAGCGGTGTCGAAATTTTTCTTACCGGATAAACGTCCTCGCAAAGATTGCATTATTCCACCGACAAAGTTTCTCTTAGGAGGaaacatttcagatccattgAATTTGAATAGCTTGCAAAATGAATCGGAAAATGCTATTACCCCGAAATCATCCCCAATTCCCACTCCTCCTCATTACAAAAACAAAATCGAAGTCATCATACCACCTAATATCAATGATCCGTTACATTTGCTGGATCCGGTAGAttcagtggaatacgaaatgcAATTGTGTTCCCCTATGAAGAAAAAACAACGTGCTCGAAATAAGCGGAAGCGAAAGTCTAAATCCGATAAAAACAATCAAAGCTTGGAGACTAACAATAGCAACGTGAGTGGTCAGTTAAGTATAAATCTTTCGGACACAGAAGCAACTACAGCGGAGGAAGCCCAGTTGGAAGCCCCGGCTGCGTCTACTAGCAGAGAATTGGATCACGCATTGGAGGGTGGAAATACCGGAGATCGTGATCGAAGTCACaaacatttgaaattggatttggaagTTTGCAGAAAACGTCGTGTTAGCGAAAGCACTTGTGCTAGCAAAAGCAAATTACGCCGAATGGATTCGATGGATAAAATCGTTAGTCCCGTCGTTCCGCAACCCGGCGCTTGGAAACGTGGCCACTGGCCGACATTACCTGTAGGTGGACGAAATCGCACTAGAACGCAGTCATGCACTTCTAACTGTGATGAGCCACAACAAACTCCTAAACAAGgcatgacggaaattgaaagtGGTTCCCAGAATAATGCACAGACCTCTGAGGCAACTGACACGAACAAAAGTAGTGAACAACCCAATACTTCTGCAATTGATGAAGCCGAGACTGCCAAGCCTCAGGAAGAAACGAAGTATCATTATGGTAATTATGATCGGTATTATGGATATCGTAACTTGAACGAATTTATAGATGTTCGACTTAAAGTTTTCTTGCGGAACCCATACTTGTTCCGTGATAAAGATGTGCTCGATATAGGCTGCAATGTGGGCCTAATGACAATTGCTGTAGCAAAAATGCTACATACAAAAAGCATTACAGGTATCGATATCGATAGCAAGTTAATAGCCAAAGCCAGGCGAAACTTGATAACACACGTTCGTATTCCTCCGGAAGAATCATCCAAGTCAGTACTGAAGGGTAGAAAAGATTCCAAATCTCTCCCTCGTATCAAAGAAATTAAGGCTTCTTCCATGGAATCACAGCCGAACACAAAACCAACGGAATCCACCGAAGTTGTTCCGGAGTGTTCCAAAAAGGCAAAACAAAAGGGTAAACATCATCATCGGCGAAAATTTTTCGGCAATAATCACGCACATGGAAAACATCATAACAACTATCATCATCACTACCACCACCGTAATCAACAGAACAGAAAGGATCCTCGAAAGGGGAAAGCAGAGTTTTTCCCGATTTCGTTTCCGTTGTCACTTAGCAATCTAGGGGCCAAGGAATGCCTATTAGATGTCGGGACCCCCGATCGACGTTTCCCGAACAACGTGATTTTTAAAACT ATGAACTACGTTCTCAAAGATGAGTCTCTAATCAGTTACGATACACAGCAGTATGATTTAATATTATGCTTGTCTGTTACCAAGTGGATACATCTTAATTTCGGGGACAACGGATTAAAACTGGCATTCAAACGGATGTTTAATCATCTGCGTCCTGGTGGAAAGCTAATCCTGGAAGCCCAAAATTGGGCAAgttataaaaagaagaaaaaactaacG gaaactattttcgagaattataaaaatattgaGTTTTTTCCCAAtcgatttcatgattttttgtTGAGCCCAGAAGTAGGTTTCAGTCACAGTTACCCACTGGGCATTCCGCGCCATTTAAGCAAAGGATTTCGGCGCCCAATTCAA CTATACGTAAAGGGTGATTTCACACCAAGTCAGGCACAATGGAGCGATACATATCATCCGCAAACGCCGTATGTAAATAATCACAACATATATTCTGATATCGCTACACCGACGAGAAACAATTGCATTTGGGGTTCAACTACACCGTACCAACCTAGCTATAGTACCCGTTGCACTCCGGTCCATGGCTTCATGGCAACATCACCGTATTACAATCCACGTCAAACCGATAGCTATCAGCCCAGTtatggcgctagtagtcgtCGTGGCAGTTACTGCTTTGCGTCGCCACTTTACTCGACCACCTGGTCGCCACCATCGGATTTGTGCCACCGGCGGTCCGCTTCGAACACGCCTAATTCAGCTAGTATTAGAAGTGCTGAAAACGATGAAAACTTTTGCGCACAACAAAACCGACCTCACGTATATCCGCCTATGGAGGTATTTCCATTGGAAGCATCTGCTTACGCAAGATTGCAAGGTCAGGATTCAAGTAGTATTCGACAGACCGATTCGGATTCTGAACCTTCGTCTAATTCTGCATCGCAAACACCAACCAGGCCCCAGTTCGATTTGGACCAATCATCAAATTCTCCAAGCACTACGCAATCCCAACCGgacaagtaa
- the LOC128737005 gene encoding sprouty-related, EVH1 domain-containing protein 2 isoform X3 — protein sequence MTEAYEDDFLVRVRAQVMARDESTEGWLPLQGGGLANVSIRKRARLPPDGGGHEYIIYGQRISDQTIILSCVINRDLQYFKVMPTFHHWRAGKQRNGLTFQTAADARAFDKGIIRAYDDLIDVGEDDVFMTLDLPVEPSESRSNSEGSGSHQSVDKQSQQQQSSIQYISGDKPSPLIKPGDDKVTPIVPGDNYSYVQITDSCDIKLKYNFYNLKVHEFSYPVVEEPVGSILSGRRDSTASLKKRNALDVPAMKEATLIKTRLRCRYCQEFYNDEWNHKGSCDYAPDCFKTAIENMSGMLCARCMLYHCMKDSEGETASHPCSCTAESGCTKRWIGLALLSLLVPCLWCYPPLRACHWIGVSCRLCGGKHKPQI from the exons ATGACCGAGGCATATGAAGA TGATTTCTTAGTTAGAGTTCGTGCACAAGTAATGGCCAGAGATGAAAGTACTGAAGGTTGGTTACCACTGCAAGGCGGTGGCCTGGCGAATGTTTCCATACGCAAGCGCGCACGGCTGCCACCGGATGGTGGCGGTCATGAGTACATTATCTATGGACAAAGAATATCTGACCAAACA ATTATCCTAAGTTGTGTTATTAACAGAGATTTGCAGTACTTTAAAGTTATGCCCACGTTTCACCATTGGCGCGCCGGTAAGCAGCGAAATGGTCTTACCTTTCAGACGGCGGCCGATGCGAGAGCTTTCGACAAAGGAATCATCCGTGCCTATGATGATCTTATTGATG TTGGCGAAGACGATGTGTTCATG ACGTTGGATCTACCTGTGGAACCCTCTGAATCGCGGTCGAATTCCGAAGGCAGCGGAAGCCATC AAAGCGTCGATAAACAATCACAGCAGCAGCAATCCAGTATTCAATACATATCGGGCGATAAACCATCACCTCTGATAAAGCCTGGAGATGATAAAGTTACTCCAATAGTACCTGGTGACAACTATTCGTATGTTCAGATAACCGAT TCGTGCGACATCAAgttgaaatataacttttataACTTGAAGGTGCATGAATTCAGCTATCCGGTCGTCGAGGAACCAGTTGGATCGATCCTCAGCGGACGACGTGACTCAACAGCTAGTTTGAAAAAACGAAATGCCCTCGATGTACCAGCCATGAAAGAGGCTACGCTCATCAAAACCCGATTGCGCTGCAG ATATTGTCAGGAGTTTTACAACGATGAATGGAATCACAAAGGCTCGTGTGATTATGCTCCAGACTGTTTCAAGACCGCTATTGAAAACATGTCCGGTATGCTGTGTGCCCGGTGCATGCTGTATCACTGTATGAAGGATTCCGAGGGGGAAACGGCTTCCCATCCGTGTTCGTGTACGGCGGAATCTGGCTGCACCAAACG TTGGATCGGGTTAGCTCTGCTGTCGTTACTAGTGCCCTGTCTGTGGTGTTATCCGCCTCTACGCGCCTGTCACTGGATCGGCGTTTCGTGTCGGTTGTGTGGCGGCAAGCATAAACCGCAAATTTGA
- the LOC128737005 gene encoding sprouty-related, EVH1 domain-containing protein 2 isoform X1, producing MTEAYEDDFLVRVRAQVMARDESTEGWLPLQGGGLANVSIRKRARLPPDGGGHEYIIYGQRISDQTIILSCVINRDLQYFKVMPTFHHWRAGKQRNGLTFQTAADARAFDKGIIRAYDDLIDGMDGYTTHNKYNDADKVGEDDVFMTLDLPVEPSESRSNSEGSGSHQSVDKQSQQQQSSIQYISGDKPSPLIKPGDDKVTPIVPGDNYSYVQITDSCDIKLKYNFYNLKVHEFSYPVVEEPVGSILSGRRDSTASLKKRNALDVPAMKEATLIKTRLRCRYCQEFYNDEWNHKGSCDYAPDCFKTAIENMSGMLCARCMLYHCMKDSEGETASHPCSCTAESGCTKRWIGLALLSLLVPCLWCYPPLRACHWIGVSCRLCGGKHKPQI from the exons ATGACCGAGGCATATGAAGA TGATTTCTTAGTTAGAGTTCGTGCACAAGTAATGGCCAGAGATGAAAGTACTGAAGGTTGGTTACCACTGCAAGGCGGTGGCCTGGCGAATGTTTCCATACGCAAGCGCGCACGGCTGCCACCGGATGGTGGCGGTCATGAGTACATTATCTATGGACAAAGAATATCTGACCAAACA ATTATCCTAAGTTGTGTTATTAACAGAGATTTGCAGTACTTTAAAGTTATGCCCACGTTTCACCATTGGCGCGCCGGTAAGCAGCGAAATGGTCTTACCTTTCAGACGGCGGCCGATGCGAGAGCTTTCGACAAAGGAATCATCCGTGCCTATGATGATCTTATTGATG GCATGGATGGTTACACAACCCACAACAAATACAACGATGCCGATAAAGTTGGCGAAGACGATGTGTTCATG ACGTTGGATCTACCTGTGGAACCCTCTGAATCGCGGTCGAATTCCGAAGGCAGCGGAAGCCATC AAAGCGTCGATAAACAATCACAGCAGCAGCAATCCAGTATTCAATACATATCGGGCGATAAACCATCACCTCTGATAAAGCCTGGAGATGATAAAGTTACTCCAATAGTACCTGGTGACAACTATTCGTATGTTCAGATAACCGAT TCGTGCGACATCAAgttgaaatataacttttataACTTGAAGGTGCATGAATTCAGCTATCCGGTCGTCGAGGAACCAGTTGGATCGATCCTCAGCGGACGACGTGACTCAACAGCTAGTTTGAAAAAACGAAATGCCCTCGATGTACCAGCCATGAAAGAGGCTACGCTCATCAAAACCCGATTGCGCTGCAG ATATTGTCAGGAGTTTTACAACGATGAATGGAATCACAAAGGCTCGTGTGATTATGCTCCAGACTGTTTCAAGACCGCTATTGAAAACATGTCCGGTATGCTGTGTGCCCGGTGCATGCTGTATCACTGTATGAAGGATTCCGAGGGGGAAACGGCTTCCCATCCGTGTTCGTGTACGGCGGAATCTGGCTGCACCAAACG TTGGATCGGGTTAGCTCTGCTGTCGTTACTAGTGCCCTGTCTGTGGTGTTATCCGCCTCTACGCGCCTGTCACTGGATCGGCGTTTCGTGTCGGTTGTGTGGCGGCAAGCATAAACCGCAAATTTGA